One Pleurocapsa sp. PCC 7327 DNA segment encodes these proteins:
- the era gene encoding GTPase Era, whose protein sequence is MNSEEFDQQSTPLAIPTPPPGFKSGFVGIIGRPNVGKSTLMNHLVGHKVAIVSPVAQTTRNRLQGILTTEKAQIIFVDTPGIHKPHHELGKVLVKNAINAINSVDVVLFVVDSSVEAGGGDRYIVELLEKTKTPVILGLNKADLQPSDYRAIDESYTCLAESHNWKVAKFSALTGAGLETLQNLLVDCLEPGPYYYPPDLITDRPERFIMGELIREQILLLTRQEVPHSVAVVIEQVEETPKITRVLAAINVERESQKGILIGKGGAMLKAIGVAAREQIQKLIAGDVYLKLFVKVEPKWRQSRLQLAEFGYRVEE, encoded by the coding sequence ATGAATTCTGAAGAATTTGACCAACAATCAACCCCTTTAGCCATTCCAACGCCGCCGCCGGGATTTAAATCTGGATTTGTCGGCATCATCGGTCGTCCCAACGTGGGCAAATCGACCCTAATGAATCATCTAGTCGGGCACAAAGTTGCCATTGTTTCGCCCGTCGCGCAAACGACTCGCAATCGCCTTCAGGGAATTCTCACCACCGAGAAAGCGCAAATTATTTTTGTCGATACCCCCGGAATCCATAAACCCCATCACGAACTCGGAAAAGTCCTCGTCAAAAATGCTATCAATGCTATTAATTCTGTCGATGTCGTACTATTTGTCGTAGATAGTTCCGTCGAGGCGGGAGGTGGCGATCGCTACATCGTCGAACTACTAGAAAAAACGAAAACGCCAGTCATTTTAGGACTCAACAAAGCCGACTTACAACCTTCAGATTATCGAGCGATCGATGAGAGTTACACGTGCCTCGCCGAATCCCACAACTGGAAAGTCGCTAAATTTTCTGCACTGACGGGGGCAGGACTAGAAACGCTGCAAAATCTCTTAGTCGATTGTTTAGAACCCGGACCTTACTATTATCCGCCCGATTTAATTACCGATCGCCCCGAACGCTTCATCATGGGAGAATTGATTCGCGAGCAAATTTTGCTGCTAACTCGCCAAGAAGTCCCTCACTCAGTTGCCGTCGTCATCGAACAAGTCGAAGAAACGCCAAAAATTACCCGCGTTCTCGCAGCTATCAATGTCGAACGAGAATCTCAAAAAGGAATTTTAATCGGCAAGGGTGGCGCTATGCTCAAGGCAATAGGAGTCGCTGCCCGCGAGCAAATCCAAAAGTTAATTGCAGGCGATGTTTACCTAAAACTATTTGTTAAAGTAGAACCAAAATGGCGGCAATCCCGCTTACAACTGGCAGAATTTGGCTATCGCGTCGAAGAATGA
- a CDS encoding hybrid sensor histidine kinase/response regulator produces the protein MSRDPKQNDRADNFLGDREIAELLDNLEDSPTSASANGSLDDFGSLFNEDFSTDSTDSGMLSDNLPDRITFSELPSDDEISKIFSEDLSWKEDRSSSPERDRWLDFSAPETQSQENVTTSASDFLNDELATFLSEESFDGNSVQPIAAESPSLDDELATFLSEESFDGNVADDTNTTPQSSDWDELKQLLAGDDLEETYSPTAGDSPAIPAPTPVTEEESLALGESDLDDLAALLEEPTTASASRTLEPNIFEDLEAVLGDFPATMNDPSPSNKNNRSDDEFQDLEKLLEKAEGTISPSPAAQPASIAPRLQARTRVPKAKLFDQTMRVPVKQLDNLSNLIGELVVKRNALEDDQERLRQSLDNLLNQVQALSEMGARMHDLYERTLLEGALLASRNQNNSFAGSGSNAFPTSNADASSGNASYPIDRELDALEIDRFTGFHLLSQEMIELIVRIRESTSDIQFLVDDTDQVTRTLRQVTTQLQEGMTKSRMVPFAQTADRLPRAIREVSMRLNKQAKLYVEGKDVLIDKMILEQLYNPMTHLVNNAIAHGIETPEERIKNGKPPEGRVTVRAFIQGNQTVITVSDDGAGINPERVKFKAIEKGLITQAQARTLSKQEVYDFLFHPGFSTKDKADDFAGRGVGLDVVYTNLSEIRGTVSIDSAIGKGTTFTIRLPLTLSICKALCCESERSRIAFPIDGVEDTKDYSPSELFTDEEGRKCIRWREMELPIYRLSELLNYNRQASRRASYANKPPEELLSIVVLRSAGNLLALQIDRAIGEQEIVIKQIEGPIPKPAGIAGATVLGDGSVMPIGDVLELIEIAQGRMRTDSSGSLWKKTYVPIQEEGVRSEPTVLIVDDSITVRQLLSLSFSKAGYRVEQARDGQEALEKLQSGLPCDIVFCDIEMPRMNGLELLSHLQQDARLSEIPLALLTSRGAQRHRTVAAKLGASGYFTKPYTEKDLLDAAARMLKGEVLLPGSTKTPRASNPAADNFSEAEVSFPGLSTIEPRSAKSENLVLIVDDSVMVREMLSMTFNKAGYRVEPARDGQEAWEKLRGGLPCDLILCDIEMPRMNGLELLSRLQEDEKLSAIPMAMITSRGAQKMQNLAAEKGAKGYFVKPYIEEVLLDAAKRLIAGEVLLKKGSAVEE, from the coding sequence ATGAGCCGCGACCCAAAACAAAACGATCGAGCCGACAACTTCCTAGGCGATCGAGAAATTGCCGAACTTCTCGACAACTTAGAAGATAGCCCGACTTCAGCATCTGCCAACGGCAGCTTGGATGACTTCGGGAGTTTGTTTAATGAAGATTTCTCGACAGACTCAACCGATTCTGGCATGCTATCGGACAACCTCCCAGACCGAATCACTTTCTCAGAGCTGCCATCGGACGATGAAATCAGCAAGATCTTTAGCGAAGACTTGTCCTGGAAAGAAGATCGCTCGTCTTCGCCAGAGCGCGATCGATGGCTTGACTTCTCCGCTCCAGAAACCCAGAGTCAAGAAAATGTAACAACTTCTGCATCGGATTTTCTAAACGACGAGCTAGCCACCTTCCTTTCCGAAGAATCTTTCGATGGAAATTCTGTCCAACCCATCGCCGCTGAGTCGCCTTCCTTAGACGACGAGCTAGCTACTTTCCTTTCTGAGGAATCTTTCGATGGCAATGTCGCCGATGATACCAATACAACTCCGCAATCGAGCGATTGGGACGAACTCAAACAGTTATTAGCTGGAGACGATCTCGAAGAAACTTACTCTCCGACCGCTGGGGATTCGCCTGCCATACCCGCACCAACGCCAGTTACGGAGGAAGAATCGCTAGCGTTAGGCGAATCCGATCTTGATGACTTAGCAGCCCTGCTCGAAGAACCGACAACTGCCTCTGCTAGCAGAACCCTAGAGCCAAATATTTTTGAGGATTTAGAAGCGGTGCTCGGCGATTTTCCAGCCACCATGAACGATCCTTCACCGAGCAACAAAAACAATAGGTCGGACGATGAATTCCAAGATTTAGAAAAACTGTTAGAAAAAGCAGAGGGAACGATAAGCCCATCCCCTGCGGCTCAACCTGCTAGCATAGCCCCGCGCCTACAAGCCCGCACCCGCGTACCCAAGGCAAAACTCTTCGATCAGACCATGCGGGTGCCCGTCAAGCAACTGGACAATCTCAGCAACCTCATCGGGGAATTGGTCGTCAAACGAAACGCCTTAGAAGACGACCAGGAACGCTTGCGGCAATCTTTGGATAATTTGCTCAATCAGGTGCAGGCGCTGAGCGAGATGGGCGCGAGAATGCACGATCTTTACGAGCGAACTCTCCTAGAGGGCGCTCTGCTGGCCAGCCGCAATCAAAATAACTCCTTTGCCGGCTCTGGCTCTAATGCCTTTCCAACCTCTAACGCGGACGCGTCTAGCGGCAACGCGAGCTACCCAATCGATCGCGAGTTAGACGCTCTAGAGATAGATCGTTTCACGGGCTTCCACCTCCTCTCGCAGGAGATGATCGAGCTAATCGTCCGCATCAGAGAATCCACTTCGGACATTCAGTTTCTCGTAGACGATACCGACCAAGTAACGCGAACGCTGCGGCAAGTCACGACCCAACTGCAAGAAGGAATGACCAAATCCAGAATGGTGCCCTTTGCTCAAACGGCAGATCGCTTGCCTCGTGCCATTCGGGAAGTTTCCATGCGGCTTAATAAACAGGCGAAGTTATACGTCGAGGGCAAGGATGTCTTGATCGACAAGATGATCCTCGAGCAACTGTATAACCCGATGACGCACCTGGTCAATAACGCGATCGCCCACGGGATCGAAACCCCTGAAGAACGGATCAAAAATGGCAAACCCCCCGAAGGTCGCGTCACCGTTCGCGCCTTTATTCAAGGAAACCAAACCGTAATCACCGTCTCCGACGACGGCGCGGGCATCAATCCAGAAAGAGTCAAATTCAAAGCGATTGAAAAAGGTCTGATTACCCAGGCACAGGCGAGAACTTTATCTAAGCAGGAAGTCTACGATTTCCTCTTTCACCCCGGCTTTAGTACCAAAGACAAAGCCGATGACTTTGCGGGCAGAGGTGTCGGTCTAGACGTGGTTTACACCAACCTCAGCGAAATTCGCGGAACGGTCAGCATTGACTCTGCCATCGGCAAGGGAACTACCTTTACCATTCGCTTGCCCTTGACGCTGAGTATTTGTAAAGCACTGTGTTGTGAGAGCGAGCGATCGCGAATTGCCTTCCCCATCGATGGGGTAGAAGACACGAAAGATTACTCGCCCAGCGAGCTGTTTACTGATGAAGAAGGACGCAAATGCATTCGCTGGCGCGAGATGGAATTGCCGATCTATCGCCTGAGCGAGCTGCTCAATTACAATCGTCAAGCCAGTCGCCGAGCTTCCTACGCCAACAAGCCACCAGAAGAGCTACTTTCGATTGTCGTGCTTCGCAGCGCAGGTAACTTGCTAGCCCTGCAAATCGATCGGGCGATTGGAGAGCAAGAAATCGTTATTAAACAAATCGAAGGTCCCATTCCCAAACCGGCTGGCATCGCCGGAGCTACCGTATTGGGGGATGGAAGCGTTATGCCCATCGGCGACGTTCTCGAACTGATCGAAATCGCTCAAGGACGGATGCGGACAGACAGCAGCGGCAGTCTGTGGAAGAAGACCTACGTCCCGATTCAAGAAGAAGGAGTCAGAAGCGAACCTACCGTACTCATCGTGGACGACTCGATTACTGTTCGCCAGTTATTATCGCTCAGCTTCAGTAAAGCCGGCTATCGAGTAGAGCAAGCCCGCGACGGCCAGGAAGCTTTAGAAAAACTGCAATCCGGTTTGCCCTGCGATATTGTCTTCTGTGATATCGAAATGCCGAGAATGAACGGGTTAGAGCTACTGTCTCACCTCCAGCAAGATGCGAGACTCTCAGAGATTCCTCTTGCCCTGCTCACCTCTCGCGGCGCTCAGCGACATCGAACGGTGGCAGCTAAATTGGGGGCTAGCGGCTATTTTACCAAGCCTTACACTGAAAAAGACTTGCTCGATGCAGCAGCCAGAATGCTCAAAGGAGAAGTCTTGCTCCCTGGCAGTACCAAGACCCCCAGGGCGAGCAATCCAGCAGCGGACAATTTCTCTGAGGCAGAAGTTTCTTTCCCTGGACTTTCGACCATAGAGCCTCGTTCTGCCAAATCTGAAAATTTGGTTCTGATTGTGGACGATTCGGTAATGGTGCGCGAGATGCTCTCAATGACCTTTAATAAAGCTGGATACCGAGTCGAACCAGCCCGCGACGGTCAAGAAGCGTGGGAAAAACTTCGCGGGGGTTTGCCTTGCGACTTGATTTTGTGCGATATCGAAATGCCGAGGATGAATGGCTTGGAACTGCTATCGCGCCTTCAGGAAGATGAAAAGCTCTCTGCTATCCCCATGGCGATGATCACGTCTCGTGGCGCCCAAAAAATGCAAAACTTAGCTGCCGAGAAGGGTGCTAAAGGATACTTTGTCAAGCCTTATATTGAAGAAGTTTTGCTAGATGCAGCCAAGCGCTTGATTGCTGGGGAAGTCTTGCTCAAGAAAGGCAGTGCCGTGGAAGAATAA
- a CDS encoding succinylglutamate desuccinylase/aspartoacylase family protein, which yields MIPITSQIDLLQLASGDNLSIQVYKFIGKQPGKKVYIQSNLHGSEIVGNAVIHQLIEFLTELDEDRITGEIWLVPVCNPLGTNQRSHFFSAGRFNSYDGRDWNRIFWDYEKECEDLATFVKTQKNLDIKEVRKNFLEKQKAAFAKQLERIQKPSSVPYRDRYRYQLQSLCLDADFVIDIHSSSNQGIDYLYCFQGREESAKYFFLEYGILMTEYDGNAFDEAFMKPWLALEKQLTKLGKAIKFDLEAWTLELGSGMQMNPESVEVGVKGIKNYLAYKGILTLAGHSVNYPASTEIQLVRRHQIKNYYAIAGGMIQKRVPLKTSVKAGDRLYQLLSFNKSGDLPTAIDICAETDGLVFDISTNQSVNQGEYVLGILNFEL from the coding sequence ATGATTCCTATTACTTCTCAAATCGATTTGCTGCAACTCGCTTCGGGCGATAATTTATCTATTCAAGTTTATAAATTCATTGGCAAACAGCCGGGGAAAAAAGTTTATATACAATCCAATCTCCATGGATCTGAAATTGTTGGCAATGCAGTGATTCATCAACTTATTGAATTTTTGACCGAGCTAGATGAAGATCGAATAACTGGAGAAATTTGGTTAGTTCCGGTCTGCAATCCTTTGGGAACGAATCAGAGAAGTCACTTTTTTTCAGCCGGAAGATTTAATAGTTACGATGGCAGAGACTGGAATCGTATTTTCTGGGATTATGAAAAAGAATGTGAAGATTTAGCAACTTTTGTCAAAACGCAAAAAAATCTGGACATCAAAGAAGTCAGAAAAAATTTTTTAGAGAAACAAAAAGCTGCTTTTGCCAAACAATTAGAACGAATCCAAAAACCCAGTAGCGTTCCCTACAGAGATCGATATCGATATCAATTACAATCTTTATGCTTGGATGCCGATTTTGTTATCGACATTCATAGTTCGAGCAACCAAGGAATCGATTACTTATACTGTTTTCAGGGACGAGAAGAAAGTGCCAAATATTTTTTCTTAGAATACGGCATCTTAATGACTGAATACGACGGAAATGCTTTTGATGAAGCGTTTATGAAACCTTGGTTGGCTTTAGAAAAACAACTGACAAAATTGGGAAAAGCCATTAAATTTGATTTAGAAGCATGGACGTTAGAACTCGGTTCGGGAATGCAAATGAATCCAGAATCTGTTGAAGTGGGGGTAAAGGGAATTAAAAACTACCTTGCCTACAAAGGGATTTTGACTCTAGCAGGGCACTCCGTTAACTATCCAGCCTCGACTGAGATTCAATTAGTTAGAAGACATCAAATTAAAAATTATTACGCGATCGCAGGAGGCATGATTCAAAAAAGGGTTCCCTTGAAAACTTCTGTTAAAGCAGGCGATCGCCTCTATCAACTCTTAAGTTTTAATAAAAGTGGAGACCTGCCAACCGCGATCGATATTTGCGCAGAAACCGATGGATTAGTCTTCGATATTTCCACCAATCAATCGGTCAATCAAGGCGAATACGTTTTAGGAATTCTGAACTTTGAATTATGA
- a CDS encoding DUF3038 domain-containing protein, with protein MGSSANAPLSTPKREDLPLSQEPDAQQLDNIKAHLDIILMALEALTKIGSEEVLKAAQELKLESIIADRVELWRLRQSNPLRKSSGGRKKLDVEEARSLVLIICYLARGHHELIRRAVTLLEQITEQNKAPHQTALLGDYLDAFTNSYQERMEDGEQISTEQLSRLALKLLIDLLFYSAVNGHRRLWLALLDSARS; from the coding sequence ATGGGTTCGAGCGCGAACGCACCTCTATCGACTCCCAAACGGGAGGATTTGCCACTTTCACAAGAGCCAGATGCCCAACAGTTGGACAATATTAAAGCTCATTTAGACATTATATTAATGGCTCTAGAGGCTCTGACTAAGATCGGCTCGGAGGAAGTACTCAAAGCAGCCCAAGAGCTAAAATTGGAATCAATTATCGCCGATCGCGTCGAACTGTGGCGCTTGCGCCAGTCGAATCCATTGCGCAAGAGTTCGGGCGGGCGAAAAAAACTGGATGTAGAAGAAGCGCGATCGCTCGTTCTGATTATCTGCTACCTTGCTAGGGGGCACCACGAATTAATTCGTCGCGCGGTAACGTTACTAGAGCAAATCACCGAACAAAATAAAGCTCCCCATCAAACCGCCCTGCTAGGAGATTATTTAGATGCCTTTACCAATAGCTATCAGGAACGTATGGAAGATGGAGAACAAATCTCAACCGAACAACTGTCTCGCCTAGCCCTCAAACTGCTAATCGATTTACTCTTCTATAGTGCAGTCAACGGTCATCGCCGTCTGTGGCTAGCTTTGCTCGATTCGGCACGATCGTGA
- a CDS encoding EAL domain-containing protein — MIAKLSRTIRSLLSAAANSQRNARKLASSSVIPTSSALLASLSIAGLVIGIRQAGILQGTELIAFDSMMQLSPPLPPDPRLLVVGITEDDLCSQNKRPLSDRVIARLLSALQKERPKAIGLDIYPNISYPPGREELLEELKANNVIVVTKLEDGDGQSISPPPGVSRDRVGFSDFVLDNDNVLRRNLMYAESDKEKFYSFALQLSLNYLKDGNLSVRATPDALQIGKTSLPRLQENSGGYQIPAAEVSGWQTLLKYRSAKQVVRQVTLTDVLNNKVDPTWIEDKVVLVGTVAPNGKNQFATPYSAGARNNNFMPGVVIHAQMVSQILATVLDNQRQFWFWAQWGEWLWIWLWSLVGGLLGLRLHHPLHLGAAVAISTGGLWLVGYLAFVQSDWIPVVPPAIAVMATSAGVLVHQLFYSNSRDALTGLHNRRAFLQKLEQINRQKRFQNVTIAILFLDLDRFKRINDGLGREAGDWLLRNTAKRLQKQLDSKGQQLARVGGDEFAIYLSAIDDEHEATQLADRLQKELTHPFQWQGQDIYTTVSIGIAYNRTGSDFDAEELLREADIAMYQAKELGQARHQIFAAGMRAQAETRWQLETEMRGAIARREFQLYYQPIVSLKTLKISGFEALIRWQSPQRGFVSPELFVPVAEENGLIISIGQWILQEACLQMNCWREQFPQHSSLIMSVNLSRRQFSQVDLVEQIETILEDIPIDRERLKLEITESLMMNDFEEGLALLRRLKALGLRLSLDDFGTGYSSLSNLHAFPIDTLKIDQSFVNHLNEDRESYKYAQIVRTIIMLGHNLEFDVIAEGVETAHQVRALQSLNCEYGQGYFFSKPLSKEAATKLLASDPQWKV; from the coding sequence GTGATAGCTAAACTCTCTCGGACAATTCGTTCTCTGCTATCTGCTGCTGCCAACTCTCAGCGAAACGCTCGTAAACTCGCCAGTTCGTCTGTCATTCCCACTTCCTCTGCGCTATTGGCAAGTTTATCGATCGCGGGTTTAGTCATAGGAATCAGGCAAGCCGGCATCCTGCAAGGAACGGAACTGATCGCGTTCGACTCGATGATGCAGCTATCGCCGCCATTGCCTCCCGATCCGCGCCTTTTAGTCGTGGGTATTACCGAAGACGACCTTTGCTCCCAGAACAAAAGACCGCTGTCGGATCGAGTAATTGCGCGACTCCTGAGTGCGCTGCAAAAAGAGCGACCAAAAGCGATCGGTCTTGATATCTACCCCAACATCTCCTACCCGCCCGGTCGCGAGGAACTCCTTGAGGAACTAAAAGCCAATAACGTTATTGTCGTCACCAAACTAGAAGACGGCGACGGTCAAAGCATCTCGCCTCCTCCTGGGGTTAGTCGCGATCGCGTTGGTTTTAGCGACTTCGTTCTCGATAACGATAACGTGTTGCGCCGCAATTTAATGTATGCCGAATCGGACAAAGAAAAATTCTACTCATTTGCCTTGCAGCTAAGCCTAAACTACCTCAAAGATGGCAATTTAAGCGTTCGAGCCACGCCCGACGCGCTGCAAATTGGCAAAACCTCCTTACCTCGCCTCCAAGAGAATTCTGGCGGATATCAGATACCTGCTGCCGAGGTATCGGGTTGGCAAACCTTGCTCAAATATCGTTCAGCTAAGCAAGTCGTGCGACAAGTCACGCTAACTGATGTCCTCAACAACAAGGTAGATCCCACTTGGATCGAGGATAAGGTCGTTCTCGTCGGGACGGTAGCGCCGAATGGTAAAAACCAATTCGCTACTCCCTATAGCGCCGGAGCAAGAAATAACAACTTCATGCCGGGGGTAGTTATCCACGCGCAAATGGTCAGTCAAATTCTCGCTACCGTGCTAGACAATCAACGCCAGTTTTGGTTCTGGGCGCAGTGGGGAGAATGGCTGTGGATCTGGCTCTGGTCGTTAGTAGGAGGACTGTTGGGCTTGCGGTTGCACCACCCCCTTCATCTTGGCGCAGCTGTCGCAATCTCTACAGGCGGATTGTGGCTCGTTGGCTATCTTGCCTTCGTTCAATCGGACTGGATTCCGGTCGTTCCACCCGCGATCGCAGTTATGGCAACCAGTGCTGGCGTACTCGTCCATCAACTTTTTTACAGTAACTCTCGCGATGCCTTGACGGGTTTGCACAATCGCCGCGCCTTTCTCCAAAAGCTCGAACAAATCAACCGTCAGAAAAGGTTTCAGAATGTCACGATCGCGATTCTCTTTCTCGATCTCGATCGCTTCAAGCGAATCAACGACGGTTTGGGAAGAGAAGCTGGCGATTGGCTATTGCGCAATACAGCCAAGCGCCTGCAAAAACAGCTTGATAGCAAAGGACAACAACTCGCTCGCGTCGGCGGAGACGAATTTGCTATTTATTTGAGCGCGATCGACGACGAACATGAGGCCACTCAACTCGCCGACCGCCTGCAAAAAGAATTAACCCATCCCTTTCAATGGCAAGGACAGGATATTTATACCACCGTCAGCATCGGCATTGCCTACAACCGGACGGGTAGCGATTTCGATGCCGAAGAACTGTTGCGAGAAGCCGATATTGCCATGTATCAGGCAAAAGAATTAGGTCAAGCTCGCCATCAGATCTTTGCTGCCGGAATGCGCGCTCAGGCAGAGACGCGCTGGCAATTAGAAACCGAGATGAGGGGAGCGATCGCCCGTCGGGAGTTTCAGCTCTACTATCAACCGATCGTCTCGCTTAAAACGCTCAAAATTAGCGGTTTTGAAGCGCTAATTCGCTGGCAGTCTCCTCAGCGAGGTTTTGTGTCTCCCGAACTGTTCGTGCCAGTCGCCGAAGAAAATGGGTTGATTATTTCCATCGGTCAGTGGATTTTGCAAGAAGCTTGCCTTCAGATGAATTGCTGGCGGGAGCAATTTCCCCAACATTCCTCTCTAATCATGAGCGTCAATCTTTCTCGCCGACAGTTTTCTCAAGTCGATTTAGTCGAACAAATCGAGACAATTTTAGAGGACATTCCCATCGATCGCGAGCGATTGAAGTTAGAAATTACCGAAAGTCTGATGATGAACGATTTTGAAGAAGGATTAGCACTGCTTAGGCGGCTAAAAGCACTCGGACTCAGATTGAGTTTGGATGATTTTGGCACGGGATATTCATCGCTGAGCAATCTGCATGCCTTTCCCATCGATACTCTGAAAATCGACCAGTCATTTGTCAATCATCTCAACGAGGATCGAGAAAGTTATAAGTACGCTCAAATCGTTCGTACTATCATTATGCTGGGTCACAATTTAGAGTTTGACGTAATCGCCGAAGGAGTAGAAACCGCCCATCAAGTTAGGGCGCTTCAATCCTTAAATTGCGAATACGGACAGGGATATTTCTTCTCAAAACCGCTCTCGAAGGAAGCGGCAACGAAACTTTTGGCAAGCGATCCGCAATGGAAAGTTTGA
- a CDS encoding oligosaccharide flippase family protein codes for MGKRKFFSNSLAIVSNRLAQSITTFVLFAAIARLLGPYQLGQYTLAFSYYFFFMSLASQGFKTLFTRELSRYPQETPIYLTSGTLLQLFFSLVAYGLLVLVVFALPYKSDTAMVCYILGAAIAPFSLSNITEAIFQAQERMHLIAFSTVPFYILRVLAAIWAMRLDYDINAVAVIMVLSEVAILILQWGLLARTVKLQWRIDWSFIWDTCNAVRVFLAIEGIAVFRERMLTFILSLLGGEVVVGLYGGVIQLMQPFEIISQSIVTSAFPRMSQTIASGQQKQRQLVEGLVEILLAVAFPLIVGLLFIGGNLLVFLYGNTGFLEATIALNIVSFGLIASGIVRPLSYSLVANGCERVNLREVIVTTIAGGFASIALISQYQLLGAALSLLLMQVLACGQYVWATNHRLFSLRPWQIARRPLLLGLLMLAVFAILQKIELDFLPTAIAATCAYCVFASLIGTHALGKPSAIWAKLSRK; via the coding sequence ATGGGAAAAAGAAAATTCTTTAGTAATTCGCTCGCCATAGTATCCAATCGCTTGGCACAAAGCATCACGACTTTTGTCCTGTTTGCCGCGATCGCGCGTTTGTTGGGTCCCTATCAGTTGGGGCAGTATACGCTAGCCTTCAGCTATTATTTTTTCTTTATGTCCCTGGCTTCGCAGGGGTTTAAAACCCTGTTTACGCGAGAACTATCGCGCTATCCCCAAGAAACGCCGATTTATTTGACCAGCGGCACTTTATTGCAGCTTTTTTTTAGTCTCGTTGCCTATGGACTGCTGGTTCTCGTCGTTTTTGCTCTTCCCTACAAGTCAGATACGGCAATGGTTTGCTATATTCTCGGAGCGGCGATCGCTCCCTTTTCGCTCTCCAATATTACAGAAGCTATATTTCAAGCACAGGAGAGGATGCACCTTATTGCATTTAGTACGGTGCCATTTTATATTTTGCGGGTGCTAGCTGCAATTTGGGCAATGAGGCTAGACTACGACATTAACGCCGTTGCAGTAATTATGGTACTCTCGGAAGTAGCTATCCTCATCCTGCAATGGGGCTTGCTCGCACGAACGGTCAAACTTCAGTGGCGAATTGATTGGAGCTTTATCTGGGATACTTGCAATGCGGTTCGCGTATTTTTAGCAATCGAAGGAATTGCGGTTTTTAGAGAAAGAATGCTGACGTTTATTTTATCGCTTCTGGGTGGGGAAGTTGTCGTCGGTCTGTATGGCGGTGTTATACAGTTGATGCAACCGTTTGAAATTATTTCCCAAAGTATTGTCACGAGTGCTTTTCCAAGAATGTCGCAGACGATTGCATCGGGTCAACAAAAACAGCGTCAATTGGTTGAAGGTCTGGTGGAAATTTTATTAGCCGTGGCGTTTCCCTTGATTGTCGGACTTTTATTTATTGGCGGAAATTTACTCGTTTTTCTCTACGGAAACACTGGCTTTCTTGAAGCAACTATAGCGCTAAACATCGTTTCTTTCGGGTTGATTGCCTCTGGGATCGTTCGACCCTTAAGCTATTCGTTGGTCGCCAATGGATGCGAACGGGTTAACTTGCGCGAGGTAATCGTGACGACGATCGCGGGCGGTTTTGCTAGCATAGCGCTAATTTCTCAGTATCAGTTACTCGGTGCAGCTCTTTCCTTACTCTTGATGCAAGTCCTTGCCTGCGGTCAATATGTCTGGGCAACAAATCATCGTCTTTTTTCGCTGCGACCGTGGCAGATCGCGCGCCGTCCGCTTCTTCTCGGTTTGTTGATGCTAGCTGTATTTGCCATTCTACAAAAAATCGAGCTAGATTTTCTCCCTACGGCGATCGCTGCTACTTGTGCGTATTGCGTATTTGCCAGTCTTATTGGCACTCATGCCCTTGGCAAACCAAGCGCGATCTGGGCAAAACTGTCGCGCAAATAA
- a CDS encoding VWA domain-containing protein translates to MSQMPMKFDSASLAARDYTLIIDKSGSMSTVERAGGQTRWEAVRESALALARKCEEFDADGMTVYVFSSRFKRYDNVTSSDIERIFQENKPSGGTNLVAVLQDAINNYFQRKATGKTKPLGEIFLVVSDGEPDDRIAVSEVILNVTRKMDRDEELGISLIQVGCDPGVAKYLKSLDDLLQGLGAKFDIVDTVSFDEMENLTLTEVLMNAIAD, encoded by the coding sequence ATGAGTCAAATGCCAATGAAGTTTGACAGCGCTTCTCTAGCAGCGCGAGATTATACGCTGATTATCGATAAAAGCGGCAGTATGTCTACTGTAGAGCGAGCGGGAGGTCAAACGCGATGGGAGGCAGTTCGAGAATCTGCTTTAGCTTTAGCGAGAAAATGCGAGGAGTTCGATGCTGATGGGATGACGGTTTATGTGTTTTCTAGTCGATTCAAGCGCTACGATAACGTAACATCGAGCGACATAGAAAGAATTTTTCAAGAAAATAAGCCAAGCGGCGGTACTAACTTGGTAGCTGTTCTGCAAGACGCAATTAACAACTACTTTCAGCGTAAGGCAACTGGAAAAACAAAACCGTTAGGAGAGATATTTTTAGTCGTTAGCGATGGCGAACCCGACGATCGCATTGCAGTCAGCGAAGTAATTCTCAATGTCACTCGCAAGATGGATCGAGATGAAGAACTCGGTATCTCTTTGATTCAAGTGGGTTGCGATCCTGGAGTAGCTAAATATCTCAAGTCATTGGACGATCTCCTGCAAGGATTGGGAGCAAAATTTGATATTGTCGATACTGTCAGCTTTGATGAAATGGAAAATCTGACGCTGACAGAAGTTTTAATGAACGCGATCGCTGATTGA